In the genome of Haloprofundus halobius, the window GTTCGAGATCGATCACGGCGCGAGCGGTCGCGCCCGCGGGCTCCCCGATGCCGACGGACTTGCGGGCGAAATCACCGTTCCCTTCGCTCCCGAAAGCGAACTGTCGGGTATCGGCCACACCGACTTCATGGACGCGGTGTGGTACCGTCGTGAGATCGATGTGCCCGAGGAGTGGCTCGGCGGCCACCTCCTGTTGCATTTCGGCGCGGTCGACTACGAAGCGGAGGTGTGGGTGAACGGCGAGTCGGTCGGCAGCCATCGGGGTGGATACACACCGTTTAGCCTGGACATTAGTGATACCGTGACGCCGGGGTCGAACGTCGTCACGGTCTGTGCCGAAGACGATACTCGCTCGCCCGTCCAGCCCAGTGGCAAGCAGAGTCAGCAGTACCACTCACACGGGCCGCTGTACACCCGCGTCACCGGTATCTGGCAGACGGTTTGGCTCGAACCGGTACCAGAGACGTACGTCCAGAATCTCCAGTTCGAACCGGACCCGGAGAACGACGCCGTACACGCCGAAGTAGAACTTGCCGGCGCGCTGCTCGACGGCGAAGTCCGTGCCGAAGTCGCGTTCGGCGATCGTTCGGTCGGCGCGACCACCGTCCGGACAGACGGTCGCTTCGCTGCGTTCACGCTCGAACTGGCCGAGACACACCGGTGGTCGCCCGAGGAGCCGAACCTGTACGACCTCGAACTCGCGGTGCTCGACGACGGCGCGACGGTCGACGCAGTCGAGAGCTACTTCGGACTGCGCTCGGTGACGCTCGGCGAACACCGTGTCTACCTCAACGGCGAACCCCGATTCCAGCGCCTCGTCCTCGATCAGGGGTACTACCCCGACGGGCTCTACACCGCGCCCACCGACGAGGCGCTAATCGAGGATATCGAGATCAGCAAGGAGATGGGGTTCGACGGCGCACGCCTCCACGAGAAGGTGTTCGAGCCGCGCTACCTCTATCACGCCGACCGGCTCGGCTACCTCGTCTGGGACGAGGGGCCGAACTGGGGGCTGACTCACAGCGATCCCGCGGCGCTCGGCCCCTTCCTACAGGAGTGGCTCGAAGTCGTCGAGCGCGATTACAATCACCCGTCGCTGGTGGGATGGACGCCGCTCAACGAGACCGCGTCCGACACCCACGAGGACCTCGTGCGAACGCTGTACCGCGCGACGAAGGCACTCGATCCCACGCGGCCCGTCATCGACACGAGCGGCTGGTATCACGTCGAAACTGACCTCGTCGACGCGCACGACTACGAGCAGGACCCCGAGGCGTTCCGCGAGACCTACGGCGAGACCGACGGGCCGGTCGAGCCCAGCGCTCACGACAGGACGACCTGGGAGACCCTGAGCTACGTCAGCGAGTACGGCGGCATCTGGTGGAACCCCGACGTCGAGGACGGATGGGGCTACGGCGACCGCCCGGCGGACGAGGCCGAGTTCTTCGAGCGCTACCGTGGGCTCACCGAGACGCTGCTAGACAATGAGGACATGTGGGCGCTGTGCTACACGCAACTGTACGACATCGAACAGGAGACGAACGGCCTGTACACGTACGACCGCGAGCCGAAGTTCGACCCCGAACGGATCCGAGAGATCAACGAGCAGCCCGCTGCGTTCGAGCGGCAGTGAAAAGACGGGCTCGTACCGCAACCCGATCGTCCACCGACTGCTGCAATTGACTCCCGATCTGGCTGCCCGCTCACTCGGAGATCGTTCGGAGAAACGGCTCGGACGAGTCGTCGACGTTGCCGGCCTGCACGCGCCAGAAGTTCTTTACGGGAGGATTGTCGGTAGAGACGTCGGAAGTCGTCTACCACGGTCGCATACTTTGGCGGAGTAGAGCTTCGTTTGCAGTCGTCCGAATCAGTCCTCCCACCGTTCGATTCCGAGCAACCGTTCGCCGAGTCCCGAGAGTTCGGCTCTCTCGTATCGTTGCGCTTCTCTGTCCCGGGGGTCCCGCCGTTCCTCAGCCGGCGCCTGCTGTTTCTGCCAGCTCTCGATCCGGTTCTGGCGAGTGCCCTCGTCGCTCGGCTGTGCGGGAAACATACTGATATACTGAGCGAGACGCGGCCGATTCGACTCGTTGTGTCCGTTGCCGTGCGCGAGGAGGCTGTCCCAGATGACGAGATCCCCTCGCTCGCCCGGGATTGACTCGATTTCGTACTGGTCGTCGAAGTCCGGTTCGTAGGGGTCCCTGTCTTCGGGCGCGTTTTGCACCCATTCGTCGAGTTCGCGATACAGTTCTGGAACACACTGGAACCCACCCATCTCTTCGGTCGTGTCCTCGAGGTAGAGAACCCCCTGCACGCCGAACGGGATCGCTGACGTGCCCTGTTCGCTGACAGGCCGCTCGGGAAGCGGCGACGTATCGACGTCCCAGTGGATAAACGACGAACTGTACTCCGGATACTCCTCGCGCCTCGGCGGCGTCATGTTACAGCGGTCGAGACTCACCCAGAGATCGGACTCGCCAAGGAGCTGGTTGAACGCCTCGTACACGTCCGGATGCTGGCGGTTGTCCCAGAGCGCCTGATGCTGATAGAGGTTGACCATACCGGCGAATTGACCGTGAGCGAGTTCGTCGAGGCCCGAAGGCGGGCCGTACCAGGTCTCCGGTTCGTCGGGTGACTTCCCGAGAAAGTCCCAAATTGCGTCGACGGCGGCTTCGCAATGGTCGTCCAAAACGGCCTGCTTGATCTTGACGTACCCGTTCCGGCGGAACGACGATAGCTGGTCGTCTGATAACACTGTCATTCGCCTCGACACAGGCTGTAACCGGTTAAATATCTTTCCTCCACAGTAGACGCTCGGCACAACGATTAAATTTCCATCGCAGACATCGTCGACTCGATAATCGACGAAGCACGGCCCATCGCTTCTCGGAGACGTATTGGCAGTCAACGGCGGTCGACACGGCCGATATACCGATGGAGGCGACACCAACGAACGATCACGGACACTTGCTGGCCTTCTACGGTGATGACATCACCGGATCGACAGACGCGATGGACGCCGACGGCGAGTTCGAGTTGCTAGCCCCGACCACGAAGCCCTCTTCGCGTATATGCGGTCCGACGGTGACGAGCGGGTGCTCGTGGCCCTCAACTTCGACGACGAAGCAATCGCGATCGGCCTGCCGGAAGCGCTCGCCGGAAACGAGTTCGACGTACTGATCGGCAACTACACAGACGAGACGGTTTCCGCCGTCGACGAGGCGCTGCGTCCCTACGAAGCCCGCGTCTACGAGCAACGCTGAGCCGGCAACTAACGGCAGATTTAGGACGTTCAGATGTCGATACCGCGGTGGGCGGTCACGAATCTGTAAACGATTTGGGCGGCTTTACCGCGGGTGAGCGTCACCTCATCGGGGACTCCCACCTCTGACGCAGCAGCCGCCGGATCGGTGTCCGTTTCGAGTTCGTCTGCGAGCGTCGCGAGGAAATCCTCGCTGCTGACCGGTTCGGCGACAGATCGCTCCTCAGGAGTTGGCAGTTGACGGGCCCGTTCCGACGCATCACCGTCACCGGAAACGAGGTCGATGGTCGCCGCAGCCCACACGTCGGCCGTCGCAGCGTCGAGGGGGTCGTCGGGTCGGGCCGCATAGCCGTCGAAGAAGCCTTTCGCGCCGAGGACCTGAACAGCCGCGGCCCACGGCTCGTCGGCCGTCGAATCGGCGTCCGTGAAGTAGGTGAGCATCGTCCCGGCTTCGGCCAATTCACATTGGAGGTCGACGAGATCGAGGGTCCCGGGGAGCGCGTGCGTGCGAAGCGCGCAGGCGGCGGCGACGCCGGCGGCCTCGCCGAGCTGAAACCACGTCGGTTCGAGCCGAACCGTCTGGAATCCGACGTGGCTGGCCGACAGCGCGACCGGCACCAGCAGATTGTCGAGCCCCTCGGGAAGCAACGTCCGATAGTCGATCTGGGAGGGGACGGTCGACTCGGTCAAGAAAAATCGGCCGTCCGAGGCGGTCCCGGTGCGTCGGACTGCCTTCACGTCGTGGGGGTCAAGCGGGAACTCCGCGATGGCGACCGACCCGTCGTTGACCGGCGCGCGGTCGAGTTGTTCGGCGAGGAAGGCGTCGTGTTCCGTGAACGTCTCACGCCCCTCGATACGGCGGGCCTCGCGGACGTAGAGCTGGAACGGCTTGTTGTCGTTGTCCTCGAACTCGTCGGTCGCGAGCCCCCATTGCCGAGCCTCGCGCTGCGCGCGTTCGGGAACTGCGTCGTCATTCTGGAGGAAGTAGATGAAGCCGATAGCGTAGTCGAGGTGCTGCTGGGCGATCTCGTGGCGCGTCTCCCAGTCGGCCTCGGGATACGCGTGGGACTCACCAACGAGATCGCAAGCATTCATGTCCCGTTTGTCGTTGGGCAGGTTCCCCCAGACGAACTCCTCACCCTCCTGTTCGAGATGGATGTCACCCGCGAGACCTTCAGGGGACCGGTCCAGCAGGCGCGTCTGGGCCGGCAACGGCAGAAGTTCGTCTTCGACCGGATCGGAGCCCCGATACACATCGTCCGCCAACGGGACCCAGCGGTCGTCGTCGTCGACGGCAACGGGAGGTTCGTTTCGGTCGTACCAGCGCCGCATGGCAGTTGCGAGTTCCGGGGCCGACCGGTCCGAGAGTCCGAACGCCATGGGATCCTCGACGCTCCGTTCGTCGAGCAGTTCGCGCATCTTCTTGAGGTCGTGCAGTACCCAGAGGTACTCCCGTCTGTCGTAGCCGTCGGGTTTCTCCGGGTAGCGCATGTTGTCCGGGTCGCTACTCAGACAGATGCGGTAGTTGTACGACTGGACGGCGTCGTCGCCCTCGCCCGTGCTGCCGGACCCGATCGTCGTCACGTCGTCGGCGTTCGTGAACACGGTACCGGCGAAGCGTTCGTCGTACTCCTCGCGGGCCTCACGACCGACCCGATAGGGAACCCCCGCTGTCGCCGCCAGATCACCCTCGTAGGTCGCGTCGATAAAGGTCTCGGCTCTCACCGTCATCGTTCGATCGTCGTGAGAGGCCTCGAACGTAACGCCCGAGACGGTCCGCCCAGAGCGTTCTGCGGCGACCGGGTGCCACTCGCGTTCGACATCAAGCGTCTCTTCTGCATCGACAAGCGCGTCGAATACTCCTTCTGCAACGTGGGGTTCAAAGACAAGACCATCGTTACAGGTCCGATACTGAGCCGAATCGGGTCCATACTCTTCTCGGTAGTGTGTTGCAACTCGCTCAAAGAACTCGTCGAGGACTGGTGACCGGCCCTTGCTAGGATGCAAGAGTGTGTCCGTCATCCCGAGTCCACTCGCCATCATACCACCGAGGTGATCGTTGTACGCGATCAGGAGCGTGTCGAGATCTGACCGGGCGGCGTGGACCGCTGCACCGATGCCCGCAGGTGTTGCTCCAGTCACTACAACGTCGTACTGTTGCATACCTCGATTGCCTGGTCGGACCAACATGAGTATTTCTTCTCCACAAATGGTGAAATTTGACGCTATCGTATCGTACGAACCTCATCGATCGGGGAAGGAGGTCCTACGACAAGCGACGGATCTGTTCACCTAGATAGAACGCCGGCACGGGTGTTCTGAACCTGAAGCGCGCCTGGCAGTCCGAGACGCTCTCAGTCGACTTACGACCGACGCAAAATTATTAATAAGAAGAAAGCGTGGAATAATGCTAAACCGAGTATTTTTGTTACAGATAGAATAGAGAGAATATATAGCACAAATTGGAACAAATAACGGCCTTACTGAGATATGTGTCACATATACACCGCTGTGAAAGATTCAGAAGCATAATTATGAATTAAAACGGTGTTCAGCTTGGGTGAACAATCGTCCTTTTAGAGACGACAGGAGACGGCGTGTAACAACGAACATGCCACCGAATAGAAAACACGAGCGCGACTATAGATCAGTAAGGAATTTAGCACCGAGTTCGAGGGACATGAGGGAGTTATCCAGTTCGTCGTGTTCATAGACGAACTGATTTACACCCGCTGCCAGGGCTGCGTCGACACACGAAGCGAGATCGACGTTACCCTCTCCGACCTCAACAGATCGTTTCTCCGCGATATCGACGTCCTTGACGTGGAGAATTCGAGTCGATCGCCTAGCGCCTCGATTCGCTCAACCGGTCATCGCCACCTGCGGCGACCCAGCGGACCGAGATGCGCACTAGGAACCGTTAGACCGGTTGAATCCAGTATCCACTTGACACTCTCCAAGTCGGCTTCCGGGAACCGATGGAGAAATTCGACGCCGTCGTATCCTGCGTCTGCGCACAGTTCGAGTACGTCTGACAGCGTATGTGTCTTCTCGAAATCGCTGAGGGTAAACAGATTGATTGCCGTTTACATCGTGAAGTCCGCACGCGGTAAACATATGTTTAACAGTCACCAGCGGGAGGGTCCCAACGTCTGAGACACCCGTCAGTTAGCAGCGTCGACGAGATCCTTGTTCTGACTGTCTGAACAGGTGTCCAAACGAGGCGTGTATCCGATTATTGGTTGAGTGCGAATATCAACTATACTACAATATTGTACTTTTCATAGGCGATTACAATCCTATGGTTGTAATGGCAAGCCTTACGCGACCGCGACGGGCGGAGCTATCAATAACGTATCGGCGAGCGTATCGGGGAGAAACGCCGTGCTTGGTGTGGAGACGCCGCCGACGGTGTCGGGCGGTGCCGAGCGGTGCGCGCTAGCTCGGCGTCGGCCGGTCGAACGCGTCCGCGAGGCGACCGTCCGCGAGCGCGAGCACCGTCTTTACCCGAGTCTTCTGGAGGTTCAGGTCCGAGTAGTAGCATCCGAGTTCCTGCAGCGTCCGCTCGCTCCCCCGGAACCCGTACGTTCGACGGGCGAGCCGTCCCTCCGGACAGCGAGTCGTCGCGACGACCGGGACGCCGTCGTCACGCAGCGTTTCGAGGGCGGGGAGAACCTTCGGCGGGACGTGACCGGCACCCATCGCCGCGAGACAGACCGCGTCGGCGTCGCGTCCGAGTCGAAGTACGGAGTCGCTCATGTCGAGGGTCGCGACGCAGGTGAGGACGGTCTCGGGAAGGTCCGACGACAAGGGTTCGAACGTCGGGTCGGGGCTCTCGGGGTATCGCCGCCACGTGACGCGGTTCTCGTCGACAGACGCGAGCGGCCCGAACTCCGGCGTCTGGAACGTGTCGACGTTCATCGAGTGCGTCTTGACGACCTCACGCGCGGCGTGCACTCGGTCGTTGAACACGACGAGCGCGCCCTGTTCTCGGGCCGTGTCACTGAGGACGGTCCGGACGCTGGCGAGCAGGTTCGCCGGTCCGTCCGGACCGGCCTGCGAGGGCGTGCGCATCGCCCCGGTGAAGGCGACCGGCGTCCCCCCGTCGTAACAGCAGTCGACGAAGTACGAGGTCTCGTCGAGGTTGTCGGTCCCCTGCGTGACGACGACGCCGTCGACGTTCAGGTCGTCGTCGAGTTCCGCCAGGCGGTCGACGAGTTCTAGCAGATCCTCGAAGGTGAGATACGGACTCGGGACGGTGCTGAAATCCTCGGTTTCGACGTCTGCCAACGCGCCGAGCGCCGGAACGGCGGCGACGAGGTCGTCGCTCGTGAGGTCGGGGTTCGTATCGGCACCCTCGTCTTCCGTCGACGCGATCGTTCCGCCGGTCGAGATAATCCGTACGGGCATTCGCGAGAGTGTGTCGCGACTGTACTTAGTCTCTCGCCTCCGAGTTCGGCAGTCCAGTCGTCCGACCGGCGTAGGCGAGGGGTACGACTGGGTGGGAGAGTCCGGTCGTGTTCGCGGTGATACATTTATAGTCCGGACGGGAGCATGAGCGTATCTCGATACTCGCAGCCATCTGTGAGGAGGGACATTCGGAACACGTCGTCTCCGTCGCGTACGATTTAACCACCGCGTACGGAGAGCCGCTCGTCGTCTTGCACGTCGTCCCCGACGAGGGCTTCGAGGCGCACAAACAGGCGATAGGGAGCGTCGCCGACTTCTCGGACGTCTCGTTCGAACAGGAAGAGGACAGCGCGGCACGGTACGCGAAACGGGTCGTGGAGCAACGACTCGACCAGTTCGACGAGAGCGTCGTCGAGACCCGTGGACGCGTCGGCGACCCCACCGACCAGATACTGGCTGAGGCCGAGCATCTCGACGCGAGGTTCGTCGTCGTCGGCGGTCGACGTCGGTCGCCGGTCGGGAAGGCCATCTTCGGCAGTACGACCCAGGAGGTCCTGCTGAGCGCCGACTGTCCGGTCGTGACTGCGATGACCGACTGAATATGGAGCCGAACTCGGGGCGCACGTTTAAGAGGTGCGCGGATACAGAAGTGGTATGACAGCGAGACCCGCGGTTCCGCTCGCTCGTCGCGTCGATGACATCGACGAGACGATGATTCGAACGATGTACGACCTCGCCGAGCAGCAGTCGGGCGACCTCGTGCGACTGGAGATCGGTGAACCCGATTTCGACACGCCCGAACACATCGTCGAGGCTGCGGCGGCGGCAGCACGAGACGGTGCCACGCACTACACGCACAACGCGGGTCTCCCCGCACTCCGTGCGGCCATCGCCGAGAAGATGGAGCGCGACCACGATCTCTCGATCGAGCCGAGTCAGGTAATCGCGGCAGCGGGCGCGACGGAGGCGCTGTATCTCACGTTGTTGACCACCGCCGAACGGGGAGACGAGGTGGTTCTCCCCACGCCGGCGTGGCCGCAGTACCGCCTCCAGATTCAGCTCGCGGGCGCGACGCCCGTCGAAGTCGCGCTCTCGGCGGCGGACGACTTCGACCTCGACGTCGACCGCGTCGTCGACGCCATCGGCGACGACACCGCTTGTGTCGTGCTCAACTCACCCTCGAATCCAACGAGCCAGGTGTACGACCCCGAGGCGGTCGAAGCCGTCGTGGAGGCGGCGGCCGAGCACGACGCAGTCTCGCGGCCGACCTCGACGCGAACAACGTCGTCGTCATCAACGCCTGCTCGAAGCAGTACGCGATGACTGGCTGGCGACTCGGTTGGCTCGTCGGCCCCGAACACCTCGCGAGGGGGGCCATCAAGCTTCACCCCGGGACATCGTCCTGCCCGTCGAGTCTCTCCCAACACGGCGCCATCGCTGCGCTCACCGGACCGCAGGACGGTGCCGAAGCCATGTGCCGGGCGTTTCGCGAACGTCGCGACTACGTCCAGAGCCGCGTCGAAGCGATTCCAACGCTCTCCTGTCCCGTCCCCGACGGCGGCTTCTACGCCTTCCTCGACGTCCAGTTGTTGGACGGTACGAGCTTCGAGGTGGCCGAACGCCTTCTCGAAGAGTACGGCGTCGTGACCGTTCCGGGCGAGGGGTTCGGCGCGGGCGGGGAGGGGTCGATCCGGGTGAGCTTCGCGAGCAGTCTGGAGGAACTGGAGGAGGGGTTCGACCGCATCGAGCGGTTCGTTCGCGACGAGGGAGTCTGATCCACTCTCGGACCACCGTACTGGTCGGGTGTACATCTCCTCCGCGTCGTCTTAAATACTTGCGAAAGAAGGGTGTCGAATCGAATACTGCGTAGTAGCACACGCTCGCCGCGAGTTGCCACAGGAACACGGACGAGACTATTCGATAGACACCCATTGAGCGAGACTTCGTCGGCGACGAAACTAAATCCTGTCCGTCTCGGCAACACCAACTTCGGTCCGCAGGAGGTAACTCCGAACCTTGGACGAACGCGATCTCGGGGAGGGGGAAACCGCACCCCCTGAGGATGATGCCTTCTATTAGTTCTCCCTGTGGTATCCCGACGAAAAGGGAGTGTGCTCTGAAACTAGCCCATCCTCCGAGACTGTGGGAATCCACAGGGAGCATTTACATATCGCAATATGAGGTTTATTCAGGATACGACAGCCACAGCCCCCCACGATCGGTGTTCACACAGACTGGAGGAGTCAGTTGGTTCCCAAAATATATACGTTATCTGTCTGAACGAGTCTATCAGCAGAAAATGACCGTCTTAGAAAGTGAAGCCCGCAAGGCGGGACGGCTACCCGGGGTTCGGCGCCGACGATATCGGAAGCCGCGGAGGGAGAACCGTGGGTGAGACGCCGAATCCGGCAAGCGAAATCGAGAGCAAGACCGTCGACGACGTCTCCTGGACGCTCCTCGACCTCGACGAACTCGTCGACGCGTACTGGACCGTCGTCGCGCCCCAACTGGAGGCCGACGGAATAGACCCTCGACGCGACAGGCCGACACATCGATGGCTTCGAACACACGACCTGCGTCCGTTGCTGTACGCTCTCCGAGAGTACCACGACAAGACGTTCGCCCAGTTTTGGGCGGAGGACCTGGAACTCGAAGCGAAAACCGGGGGGTACGACTGGGCGTCCGACGACGACCGAACCGTCGAGGCCGTCGAATCATTCCTCTCGTCGCGACGCGAGCGCAAGGGACTCGCTGAGTCCTCCATCGAGACGCTCCGGTATCGGATCAATCGGTACATCCGCGCGTATCGAGCGGAGAACGGGACAGGTGACCTCCTGACCCCGGTCGCACGAGATAGTGAGACCCCCGCTTACGAAGCGGTAGATGCGTGTTGGGCGGCGTTCGACCGCCTCCACGGCGACCTCGACAGCGGTCGGACCAAACGCCGAATCCACCTCGCCGTCTCGAACTGGTACGCTCACCTCGTGCGGCGCAAGTGGGCGCGGATGAACCCCGCTGACGGCCTCGACGACGAGTTTGACTGGTCCGGATCGACCAACGGTGACGAAGACGCCGACACCCCATGTTTGTCGAGCGAGCACGTGAGTGCGCTCTATCGCGCCGCCGCCGATGGGGAGGAGCGGCTCCTGGTGCTCGCGCTCTGCGCGTGGGGACTCCGACCGAACGAAGTCGCCCGTCTCCACGTCGGTCAGTTCGTCCTCGACGTTCCCGATGACGACGTCCCGTACATCGACTTCCGCGCGCGGAAGAACGGTCCCGGTGAAGTCTCGCTTCTGTACGGGCGCGCC includes:
- a CDS encoding aminotransferase class I/II-fold pyridoxal phosphate-dependent enzyme, with the protein product MTGWRLGWLVGPEHLARGAIKLHPGTSSCPSSLSQHGAIAALTGPQDGAEAMCRAFRERRDYVQSRVEAIPTLSCPVPDGGFYAFLDVQLLDGTSFEVAERLLEEYGVVTVPGEGFGAGGEGSIRVSFASSLEELEEGFDRIERFVRDEGV
- a CDS encoding alpha-glucosidase C-terminal domain-containing protein, giving the protein MDRRDGRRRRVRVASPDHEALFAYMRSDGDERVLVALNFDDEAIAIGLPEALAGNEFDVLIGNYTDETVSAVDEALRPYEARVYEQR
- a CDS encoding tyrosine-type recombinase/integrase; this encodes MGETPNPASEIESKTVDDVSWTLLDLDELVDAYWTVVAPQLEADGIDPRRDRPTHRWLRTHDLRPLLYALREYHDKTFAQFWAEDLELEAKTGGYDWASDDDRTVEAVESFLSSRRERKGLAESSIETLRYRINRYIRAYRAENGTGDLLTPVARDSETPAYEAVDACWAAFDRLHGDLDSGRTKRRIHLAVSNWYAHLVRRKWARMNPADGLDDEFDWSGSTNGDEDADTPCLSSEHVSALYRAAADGEERLLVLALCAWGLRPNEVARLHVGQFVLDVPDDDVPYIDFRARKNGPGEVSLLYGRAELENRIAEEADSDEWEGHLFPSPHASREHISRWTVWNRFNQLAERATLPDEIDGVSPAPKMGRRFWYDAYASSLDVVLGSLDEIAAEQGSSSAEVVLQNYLSDARARQLRRDYMRERLAEAFETEPRENVTGG
- a CDS encoding phytanoyl-CoA dioxygenase family protein; translated protein: MTVLSDDQLSSFRRNGYVKIKQAVLDDHCEAAVDAIWDFLGKSPDEPETWYGPPSGLDELAHGQFAGMVNLYQHQALWDNRQHPDVYEAFNQLLGESDLWVSLDRCNMTPPRREEYPEYSSSFIHWDVDTSPLPERPVSEQGTSAIPFGVQGVLYLEDTTEEMGGFQCVPELYRELDEWVQNAPEDRDPYEPDFDDQYEIESIPGERGDLVIWDSLLAHGNGHNESNRPRLAQYISMFPAQPSDEGTRQNRIESWQKQQAPAEERRDPRDREAQRYERAELSGLGERLLGIERWED
- a CDS encoding asparaginase, producing MPVRIISTGGTIASTEDEGADTNPDLTSDDLVAAVPALGALADVETEDFSTVPSPYLTFEDLLELVDRLAELDDDLNVDGVVVTQGTDNLDETSYFVDCCYDGGTPVAFTGAMRTPSQAGPDGPANLLASVRTVLSDTAREQGALVVFNDRVHAAREVVKTHSMNVDTFQTPEFGPLASVDENRVTWRRYPESPDPTFEPLSSDLPETVLTCVATLDMSDSVLRLGRDADAVCLAAMGAGHVPPKVLPALETLRDDGVPVVATTRCPEGRLARRTYGFRGSERTLQELGCYYSDLNLQKTRVKTVLALADGRLADAFDRPTPS
- a CDS encoding universal stress protein encodes the protein MCEEGHSEHVVSVAYDLTTAYGEPLVVLHVVPDEGFEAHKQAIGSVADFSDVSFEQEEDSAARYAKRVVEQRLDQFDESVVETRGRVGDPTDQILAEAEHLDARFVVVGGRRRSPVGKAIFGSTTQEVLLSADCPVVTAMTD
- a CDS encoding FAD-dependent oxidoreductase → MLVRPGNRGMQQYDVVVTGATPAGIGAAVHAARSDLDTLLIAYNDHLGGMMASGLGMTDTLLHPSKGRSPVLDEFFERVATHYREEYGPDSAQYRTCNDGLVFEPHVAEGVFDALVDAEETLDVEREWHPVAAERSGRTVSGVTFEASHDDRTMTVRAETFIDATYEGDLAATAGVPYRVGREAREEYDERFAGTVFTNADDVTTIGSGSTGEGDDAVQSYNYRICLSSDPDNMRYPEKPDGYDRREYLWVLHDLKKMRELLDERSVEDPMAFGLSDRSAPELATAMRRWYDRNEPPVAVDDDDRWVPLADDVYRGSDPVEDELLPLPAQTRLLDRSPEGLAGDIHLEQEGEEFVWGNLPNDKRDMNACDLVGESHAYPEADWETRHEIAQQHLDYAIGFIYFLQNDDAVPERAQREARQWGLATDEFEDNDNKPFQLYVREARRIEGRETFTEHDAFLAEQLDRAPVNDGSVAIAEFPLDPHDVKAVRRTGTASDGRFFLTESTVPSQIDYRTLLPEGLDNLLVPVALSASHVGFQTVRLEPTWFQLGEAAGVAAACALRTHALPGTLDLVDLQCELAEAGTMLTYFTDADSTADEPWAAAVQVLGAKGFFDGYAARPDDPLDAATADVWAAATIDLVSGDGDASERARQLPTPEERSVAEPVSSEDFLATLADELETDTDPAAAASEVGVPDEVTLTRGKAAQIVYRFVTAHRGIDI
- a CDS encoding glycoside hydrolase family 2 protein; the encoded protein is MNDERVPREEYPRPQLRREQWRNLNGQWAFEIDHGASGRARGLPDADGLAGEITVPFAPESELSGIGHTDFMDAVWYRREIDVPEEWLGGHLLLHFGAVDYEAEVWVNGESVGSHRGGYTPFSLDISDTVTPGSNVVTVCAEDDTRSPVQPSGKQSQQYHSHGPLYTRVTGIWQTVWLEPVPETYVQNLQFEPDPENDAVHAEVELAGALLDGEVRAEVAFGDRSVGATTVRTDGRFAAFTLELAETHRWSPEEPNLYDLELAVLDDGATVDAVESYFGLRSVTLGEHRVYLNGEPRFQRLVLDQGYYPDGLYTAPTDEALIEDIEISKEMGFDGARLHEKVFEPRYLYHADRLGYLVWDEGPNWGLTHSDPAALGPFLQEWLEVVERDYNHPSLVGWTPLNETASDTHEDLVRTLYRATKALDPTRPVIDTSGWYHVETDLVDAHDYEQDPEAFRETYGETDGPVEPSAHDRTTWETLSYVSEYGGIWWNPDVEDGWGYGDRPADEAEFFERYRGLTETLLDNEDMWALCYTQLYDIEQETNGLYTYDREPKFDPERIREINEQPAAFERQ
- a CDS encoding pyridoxal phosphate-dependent aminotransferase encodes the protein MTARPAVPLARRVDDIDETMIRTMYDLAEQQSGDLVRLEIGEPDFDTPEHIVEAAAAAARDGATHYTHNAGLPALRAAIAEKMERDHDLSIEPSQVIAAAGATEALYLTLLTTAERGDEVVLPTPAWPQYRLQIQLAGATPVEVALSAADDFDLDVDRVVDAIGDDTACVVLNSPSNPTSQVYDPEAVEAVVEAAAEHDAVSRPTSTRTTSSSSTPARSSTR